A window of Micrococcus endophyticus contains these coding sequences:
- a CDS encoding M23 family metallopeptidase, protein MTARSPVPRRAHPAAGPHRLLAVLLLCVLGLACGPWFGAATPSSIRAEDGPTADARLAVAATPARAWTAPAAGVRPGDVLRPFAAPERPWGRGHRGVDLAVSPGAAVLAPAAGTVVFAGTVVDRPVVTLEHADGTRSSLEPVEAAAPVGARLERGAPLGTVADAPAHCAVPCVHWGVRVPDGWRFGDATFDRYLDPLVLIGWSGPSVLWPHAAPPPAGLAPARE, encoded by the coding sequence ATGACCGCCCGCTCCCCCGTCCCGCGCCGAGCCCACCCCGCCGCTGGCCCACATCGTCTCCTCGCCGTCCTGCTGCTCTGCGTGCTGGGGCTCGCATGCGGTCCCTGGTTCGGGGCCGCGACCCCGTCGTCGATCCGGGCGGAGGACGGACCGACGGCGGACGCGCGGCTCGCCGTCGCCGCGACGCCGGCCCGGGCCTGGACCGCACCCGCGGCGGGCGTGCGGCCCGGCGACGTGCTCCGCCCCTTCGCCGCGCCGGAGCGCCCCTGGGGGCGCGGACACCGGGGCGTGGACCTGGCCGTGTCGCCGGGCGCCGCGGTGCTCGCCCCGGCCGCCGGGACGGTGGTGTTCGCCGGGACCGTGGTGGACCGGCCCGTGGTGACCCTCGAGCACGCGGACGGCACGCGCAGCTCCCTGGAGCCGGTGGAGGCCGCGGCACCGGTGGGCGCCCGGCTCGAGCGCGGGGCGCCGCTGGGGACGGTGGCGGACGCGCCGGCGCACTGCGCCGTGCCGTGCGTGCACTGGGGCGTGCGCGTGCCGGACGGCTGGCGCTTCGGGGACGCGACGTTCGACCGCTACCTGGACCCGCTCGTGCTCATCGGCTGGAGCGGCCCCTCCGTCCTCTGGCCGCACGCGGCGCCTCCGCCCGCCGGGCTTGCCCCAGCTCGCGAGTGA
- a CDS encoding glycosyltransferase has protein sequence MSDRPGTAADRPLKVLIAADTYPPHVNGAATFCHRLATALHARGHEVHVVMPRGEAGPDTVEERPEATVHLLRAIPAPTHEYYRLVMPWHAKAAFRRIYREVQPDVVHVQCHYMVGEAAINEAERRRIRIVSTNHFMPENLEPFLPFPQWFLDIVSRVSWRDMGRLMGKGAAVTTPTALAARAMAEHAGLDNVLPVSNGIDAAAYELQHGETVDHPGHPVVLFVGRLAVEKNVEVLIRAIAHLAHVRPDLDVHAEIVGDGEQRDRIRAAVESEGVADRVLLRGHVSDEELRAAYLRADVFCQPGTAELQSLVTLEALSASTPVVLADALALPHLVDEGVNGHLFPPGDHVALAERVARILDLSEAERAAMGEASHAKAMHHSAQKTVDVFERLYRGATPAEVRELL, from the coding sequence GTGTCCGACCGCCCCGGGACCGCCGCCGACCGCCCCCTCAAGGTGCTGATCGCGGCGGACACGTACCCGCCGCACGTGAACGGGGCCGCCACCTTCTGCCACCGCCTCGCCACGGCCCTGCACGCGCGCGGCCACGAGGTGCACGTGGTCATGCCCCGCGGGGAGGCCGGCCCGGACACCGTGGAGGAGCGCCCCGAGGCCACCGTCCACCTGCTGCGCGCCATCCCGGCCCCCACGCACGAGTACTACCGCCTCGTGATGCCCTGGCACGCCAAGGCGGCCTTCCGCCGCATCTACCGCGAGGTCCAGCCGGACGTGGTGCACGTGCAGTGCCACTACATGGTGGGCGAGGCCGCCATCAACGAGGCCGAGCGACGGCGCATCCGGATCGTCTCCACGAACCACTTCATGCCCGAGAACCTCGAGCCGTTCCTGCCGTTCCCGCAGTGGTTCCTGGACATCGTCTCCCGGGTCTCCTGGCGGGACATGGGCCGGCTGATGGGCAAGGGCGCCGCCGTCACCACCCCCACGGCCCTGGCCGCCCGCGCCATGGCCGAGCACGCGGGCCTGGACAACGTGCTGCCGGTGTCCAACGGCATCGACGCCGCCGCCTACGAGCTGCAGCATGGCGAGACCGTGGACCATCCCGGGCATCCCGTGGTGCTCTTCGTGGGCCGCCTGGCCGTGGAGAAGAACGTGGAGGTGCTGATCCGCGCGATCGCCCACCTGGCCCACGTCCGGCCGGACCTCGACGTCCACGCGGAGATCGTCGGCGACGGCGAGCAGCGCGACCGCATCCGCGCCGCCGTGGAGTCGGAGGGCGTGGCCGACCGCGTCCTGCTGCGCGGCCACGTCTCCGACGAGGAGCTGCGCGCCGCCTACCTGCGCGCGGACGTGTTCTGCCAGCCGGGCACCGCCGAGCTGCAGTCCCTCGTGACCCTCGAGGCGCTCAGCGCCTCCACCCCCGTGGTGCTCGCCGACGCCCTGGCCCTGCCGCACCTCGTGGACGAGGGCGTCAACGGCCACCTGTTCCCGCCGGGGGACCACGTGGCCCTCGCCGAGCGGGTCGCTCGCATCCTGGACCTGTCCGAGGCCGAGCGCGCCGCCATGGGGGAGGCCTCCCACGCCAAGGCGATGCACCACTCCGCGCAGAAGACCGTGGACGTCTTCGAGCGGCTGTACCGGGGCGCCACCCCGGCCGAGGTGCGCGAGCTGCTCTGA
- a CDS encoding CDP-alcohol phosphatidyltransferase family protein: protein MRLIDVGLREGHEYRVRDTWLTVPNVITLVRLALVPVFVWLTVTDQFLAAFLTLAFLSSTDWVDGYIARRFDMISTVGRWLDPVADRLSLVTVALTFVLTGIAPAWLVLSILIPDVVLTLVCLRLFGGSPDLKVTVLGKVRTALLLAGTPLLLLARVPGVDQDLWGGLALVLVGAGCVLHVLAAVDYLARAVRKARELRAAGVDPRDRRARPAQGA, encoded by the coding sequence ATGCGCCTGATCGACGTCGGCCTGCGGGAGGGCCACGAGTACCGGGTGCGGGACACCTGGCTCACCGTGCCGAACGTCATCACCCTTGTCCGGCTCGCCCTCGTGCCCGTCTTCGTGTGGCTCACCGTCACCGACCAGTTCCTCGCGGCGTTCCTCACGCTCGCGTTCCTCTCCAGCACCGACTGGGTGGACGGGTACATCGCCCGGCGCTTCGACATGATCTCCACGGTGGGCCGCTGGCTGGACCCCGTGGCGGACCGGCTCTCGCTCGTGACGGTCGCCCTGACATTCGTGCTCACCGGCATCGCCCCGGCCTGGCTCGTGCTGTCCATCCTGATCCCGGACGTGGTGCTGACCCTCGTGTGCCTGCGCCTCTTCGGCGGCAGCCCGGACCTGAAGGTCACGGTGCTGGGCAAGGTGCGCACCGCCCTGCTGCTGGCGGGCACCCCGCTGCTGCTGCTCGCCCGCGTCCCAGGGGTGGACCAGGACCTGTGGGGCGGGCTCGCCCTCGTGCTCGTCGGGGCCGGCTGCGTCCTCCACGTGCTGGCCGCCGTCGACTACCTCGCGCGTGCCGTCCGCAAGGCCCGCGAGCTGCGGGCCGCCGGCGTCGACCCCCGCGACCGCCGCGCCCGCCCGGCCCAGGGCGCCTGA
- a CDS encoding glycosyltransferase, whose translation MSPSRPLRLLMDARYTRTDFHDGISRYGASLTEAVAHRAAAERGEGVDVEVAILISDERQLALLPKGVPWHRVSGPTSSREPFVARQVARLRPDVVFSPMQTMGSWGRRHALILTLHDLIYYEHRTPPQNLPEPIRWLWRAYHLTMTPQRLLLDRADAVATVSRTTADLIAAHRLTRRPVDVIANAAQPVPRPRDPEEAPERTLLYMGSFMDYKDVESLVDAAPLLPGYALHLLSRIDPARRAQLQERLEARRAAVGEDGAEVVFHDGTDEAEYVRLLRRATAAVTLSRAEGFGLPVAEAMAHGTPVVCSDLPIFREIAGAGTPSFRGVPLEGDRAAALAARVRELEDPAVFAAASRAGVAQAARFSWDESARRLLELTRELGQARRAEAPRAARGRRGRSSR comes from the coding sequence GTGAGCCCCTCCCGCCCCCTGCGCCTCCTCATGGACGCCCGCTACACGCGCACCGACTTCCACGACGGGATCTCCCGCTACGGCGCCAGCCTGACCGAGGCCGTGGCGCACCGTGCCGCCGCCGAGCGGGGGGAGGGGGTCGACGTCGAGGTGGCCATTCTGATCTCGGACGAGCGCCAGCTGGCGCTGCTGCCGAAGGGCGTGCCGTGGCACCGCGTCTCCGGGCCGACGTCCTCGCGCGAGCCGTTCGTGGCCCGCCAGGTGGCCCGCCTGCGGCCGGACGTCGTGTTCTCGCCCATGCAGACCATGGGCTCCTGGGGTCGGCGCCACGCCCTGATCCTCACGCTCCACGACCTGATCTACTACGAGCACCGCACGCCCCCGCAGAACCTCCCGGAGCCCATCCGGTGGCTCTGGCGCGCCTACCACCTGACGATGACGCCGCAGAGACTCCTGCTCGACCGCGCCGACGCCGTGGCCACCGTCTCCCGCACGACGGCGGACCTCATCGCCGCGCACCGGCTCACCCGCCGCCCGGTCGACGTGATCGCCAACGCCGCGCAGCCGGTCCCGCGGCCCCGGGACCCGGAGGAGGCCCCGGAACGGACGCTCCTCTACATGGGCTCCTTCATGGACTACAAGGACGTCGAGTCCCTCGTGGACGCCGCGCCCCTGCTGCCCGGCTACGCCCTGCACCTGCTCTCCCGGATCGACCCGGCCCGCCGCGCGCAGCTCCAGGAGCGGCTGGAGGCGCGCCGCGCCGCCGTCGGCGAGGACGGGGCGGAGGTGGTCTTCCACGACGGCACGGACGAGGCCGAGTACGTGCGGCTGCTGCGCCGGGCGACCGCCGCCGTCACGCTCTCCCGGGCGGAGGGCTTCGGCCTGCCCGTGGCCGAGGCCATGGCCCACGGCACCCCGGTGGTCTGCTCGGACCTGCCGATCTTCCGCGAGATCGCCGGCGCCGGCACGCCCTCGTTCCGCGGCGTCCCCCTTGAGGGGGACCGTGCGGCCGCCCTGGCCGCCCGCGTCCGCGAACTCGAGGACCCGGCCGTGTTCGCGGCGGCATCCCGGGCCGGCGTCGCGCAGGCGGCGCGGTTCAGCTGGGACGAGTCGGCGCGGCGCCTGCTGGAGCTCACTCGCGAGCTGGGGCAAGCCCGGCGGGCGGAGGCGCCGCGTGCGGCCAGAGGACGGAGGGGCCGCTCCAGCCGATGA
- a CDS encoding hemolysin family protein, translating into MTQSPVFVILATVALIVLSALFVIMEFSLLAARRHRLEAEAGTSRAARAALRSVDELTIMLAGAQLGITLATFALGAITKPAVDAWLGPVLTGWGLPAAVAGTASFFLSLLLVTFLHLVVGEMAPKSWAIAHPEFAAKAVAGPARAYVWAVRPLLAFANAVANRLVAASGVTPTDRAAVGGHDADSIRQLVEHSASSGALDEQAHGQISGALDLQDATVGDLVSPPRDLVTVPADATAEDVQAASVASGHLRILVRPADGPDDGVPGVVHVRDTMVLGPREPVAPLVQEALTLPVDTALHEASSAMRAAGRQLAVVTSEGRTVGVVTLTDLFRRVLPVSG; encoded by the coding sequence ATGACCCAGAGCCCCGTGTTCGTCATCCTCGCCACGGTCGCGCTGATCGTGCTCAGCGCCCTCTTCGTGATCATGGAGTTCTCCCTGCTCGCCGCACGCCGCCACCGGCTGGAGGCCGAGGCCGGCACGAGCCGCGCGGCCCGCGCCGCCCTGCGCAGCGTGGACGAGCTGACCATCATGCTGGCCGGTGCGCAGCTGGGCATCACGCTCGCCACCTTCGCGCTCGGCGCCATCACCAAGCCCGCGGTGGACGCGTGGCTGGGACCGGTGCTCACCGGCTGGGGTCTGCCGGCCGCCGTCGCCGGGACGGCCTCGTTCTTCCTGTCCCTGCTGCTGGTGACCTTCCTGCACCTGGTGGTGGGGGAGATGGCGCCGAAGTCCTGGGCCATCGCCCACCCCGAGTTCGCGGCCAAGGCCGTGGCGGGCCCGGCCCGTGCCTACGTGTGGGCGGTGCGTCCCCTGCTGGCCTTCGCCAACGCCGTGGCCAACCGGCTGGTGGCCGCCAGCGGCGTGACCCCCACGGACCGAGCGGCCGTGGGCGGGCACGACGCCGACTCCATCCGGCAGCTCGTGGAGCACTCCGCCTCCTCCGGCGCGCTGGACGAGCAGGCCCACGGCCAGATCTCCGGCGCCCTGGACCTGCAGGACGCCACGGTGGGGGACCTGGTCTCGCCGCCGCGGGACCTCGTGACCGTGCCGGCGGACGCCACCGCCGAGGACGTCCAGGCCGCCTCGGTGGCCTCGGGCCACCTGCGCATCCTGGTGCGTCCGGCCGACGGCCCCGACGACGGCGTCCCCGGCGTCGTGCACGTGCGGGACACCATGGTGCTGGGCCCCCGCGAGCCCGTGGCCCCGCTCGTGCAGGAGGCGCTGACCCTGCCCGTGGACACCGCGCTGCACGAGGCCTCCTCGGCCATGCGCGCCGCGGGCCGGCAGCTGGCCGTGGTCACCTCCGAGGGCCGCACCGTGGGCGTGGTGACGCTGACGGACCTGTTCCGGCGCGTGCTGCCCGTCTCGGGCTGA
- a CDS encoding aldo/keto reductase translates to MTSVPTVPFHDGQSIPQLGYGVWRVEDDVAADVVAQAIRAGYHHIDTAAIYGNEEGVGRAVAAAGVPREELFITTKVWNSAHGYDEALAALEESLGKLGTDYVDLWLIHWAKPTQGRYVDTWKALIEAQRQGKVRSIGVSNFPAEQLEEIIEATGVVPVIHQVETHPYWQQRELREVEERHGILHESWSPLGQGGELLEDPEITAIAEAHGATPAQVVIAWHLAKGFVVIPKSVTSERIVSNLAAADVELTEDEVARIDALDREDGRIGPDPATIEF, encoded by the coding sequence ATGACCTCCGTCCCCACCGTCCCGTTCCACGACGGCCAGTCCATCCCGCAGCTCGGCTACGGCGTGTGGCGCGTCGAGGACGACGTGGCCGCCGACGTCGTCGCCCAGGCGATCCGCGCCGGCTACCACCACATCGACACCGCCGCGATCTACGGCAACGAGGAGGGCGTGGGCCGCGCCGTCGCCGCCGCGGGCGTGCCGCGCGAGGAGCTGTTCATCACCACCAAGGTGTGGAACTCCGCCCACGGGTACGACGAGGCGCTCGCGGCCCTCGAGGAGTCCCTCGGCAAGCTCGGCACCGACTACGTGGACCTGTGGCTCATCCATTGGGCCAAGCCGACCCAGGGCCGCTACGTGGACACCTGGAAGGCCCTCATCGAGGCCCAGCGCCAGGGCAAGGTGCGCTCCATCGGCGTCTCCAACTTCCCGGCGGAGCAGCTCGAGGAGATCATCGAGGCCACCGGCGTGGTGCCCGTCATCCACCAGGTGGAGACCCACCCGTACTGGCAGCAGCGCGAGCTGCGCGAGGTGGAGGAGCGCCACGGCATCCTCCACGAGTCCTGGTCCCCGCTCGGCCAGGGCGGCGAGCTGCTCGAGGACCCGGAGATCACCGCGATCGCCGAGGCCCACGGCGCGACGCCGGCCCAGGTCGTCATCGCCTGGCACCTGGCCAAGGGCTTCGTGGTGATCCCCAAGTCCGTCACCTCCGAGCGGATCGTCTCCAACCTCGCCGCGGCGGACGTGGAGCTGACCGAGGACGAGGTCGCCCGCATCGACGCCCTCGACCGCGAGGACGGACGCATCGGTCCGGATCCGGCCACCATCGAGTTCTGA
- a CDS encoding phage holin family protein, whose amino-acid sequence MSHQAPTADALKAPAPRPAVPVTPQTRASSLTDLLGAVVRLLPLQMKDELALAKGHVAAKGKKAGIGAGVTVVGLVFLALMVVALVVALIGAFADPTFWFPALMVAAAFLVLGAIFAGIGLFMVKGAMPLVPQETVRNLEYDLGYLKEGNAFDPAEYDRLKAERAEAKRVEAKRAEERKKVEKEENKKARKNGEAAPHPDRDEASEAEIRRRADLRRRHLGDIRSGLEEKTSVKGQLAAFAAQRKGRGVTPQTAHATDQTAPFTGAARAGEKAAEAEDYVKDNWQPLALLGASSAAFLALAGRLRRR is encoded by the coding sequence ATGTCCCATCAGGCCCCTACCGCCGACGCGCTGAAGGCCCCCGCGCCGCGTCCCGCCGTCCCGGTGACCCCGCAGACCCGAGCGAGCTCCCTGACCGACCTGCTCGGCGCCGTCGTGCGCCTGCTGCCCCTGCAGATGAAGGACGAGCTCGCGCTCGCCAAGGGACACGTGGCCGCCAAGGGCAAGAAGGCCGGCATCGGCGCGGGCGTCACCGTGGTGGGCCTGGTCTTCCTCGCCCTCATGGTGGTGGCCCTCGTGGTCGCCCTCATCGGTGCCTTCGCCGATCCCACGTTCTGGTTCCCGGCCCTGATGGTCGCGGCGGCGTTCCTCGTGCTCGGCGCGATCTTCGCCGGCATCGGCCTGTTCATGGTCAAGGGTGCGATGCCCCTCGTGCCGCAGGAGACCGTGCGCAACCTCGAGTACGACCTCGGCTACCTCAAGGAGGGCAACGCCTTCGACCCGGCCGAGTACGACCGCCTCAAGGCGGAGCGCGCCGAGGCCAAGCGCGTCGAGGCCAAGCGCGCCGAGGAGCGCAAGAAGGTCGAGAAGGAGGAGAACAAGAAGGCCCGCAAGAACGGCGAGGCCGCTCCCCACCCGGACCGCGACGAGGCCTCCGAGGCCGAGATCCGCCGTCGGGCCGACCTGCGCCGCCGCCACCTGGGCGACATCCGCTCCGGCCTGGAGGAGAAGACCAGCGTCAAGGGCCAGCTCGCCGCCTTCGCCGCCCAGCGCAAGGGCCGCGGCGTGACCCCGCAGACCGCCCACGCCACGGACCAGACCGCCCCCTTCACCGGTGCCGCCCGCGCGGGCGAGAAGGCCGCCGAGGCCGAGGACTACGTGAAGGACAACTGGCAGCCGCTCGCCCTGCTGGGCGCCTCCTCCGCCGCGTTCCTCGCCCTGGCCGGCCGCCTGCGCCGCCGCTGA
- a CDS encoding LysM peptidoglycan-binding domain-containing C40 family peptidase has protein sequence MSVTSSRAASRRAPRTAAASLALALGAGALAGVGSVTAAETAQAVETTYTVRAGDGWWVISQRTGVSMSTLQSLNGMTSATMLHPGMVLKTSGTAAPAPAPAPSASTYTVLAGDGWWIISYRTGVSASMLQSINGMTSSTMLHPGMVLKTSVVASSAPAPAPAPVTNGKQAAVDFVRSKVQNPSSYYLWGGNGPYGFDCSGLTQQAMAKAGISIPRRAGDQYNAAKSYVPISQAQPGDLVFYANQSTGRIFHVAMYMGGGQLAHALNEDADLVFTSMTIMKSDMLAVAARY, from the coding sequence ATGTCCGTGACCTCCTCGCGCGCCGCCTCCCGCCGCGCCCCCCGCACCGCCGCCGCCTCCCTCGCCCTCGCCCTCGGCGCGGGCGCCCTGGCCGGCGTCGGCTCGGTGACCGCGGCCGAGACGGCCCAGGCCGTCGAGACCACCTACACCGTCCGCGCCGGCGACGGCTGGTGGGTCATCTCCCAGCGCACCGGCGTGTCCATGTCCACGCTGCAGTCCCTCAACGGGATGACCTCGGCGACCATGCTCCACCCGGGCATGGTCCTGAAGACCTCCGGCACCGCCGCCCCGGCCCCGGCTCCCGCCCCCTCGGCCTCCACCTACACCGTGCTCGCGGGCGACGGCTGGTGGATCATCTCCTACCGCACCGGCGTCTCCGCCTCCATGCTGCAGTCGATCAACGGCATGACCTCCTCGACCATGCTCCACCCGGGCATGGTGCTGAAGACCTCCGTGGTCGCCTCCTCCGCCCCGGCACCGGCCCCGGCCCCTGTGACCAACGGCAAGCAGGCCGCCGTCGACTTCGTGCGCTCCAAGGTGCAGAACCCGTCCTCGTACTACCTGTGGGGCGGCAACGGCCCGTACGGCTTCGACTGCTCCGGCCTCACGCAGCAGGCCATGGCCAAGGCCGGCATCTCCATCCCCCGCCGCGCCGGCGACCAGTACAACGCCGCCAAGTCGTACGTGCCGATCTCCCAGGCCCAGCCCGGCGACCTGGTGTTCTACGCGAACCAGTCCACCGGCCGCATCTTCCACGTGGCCATGTACATGGGCGGCGGCCAGCTGGCCCACGCCCTCAACGAGGACGCCGACCTGGTGTTCACCTCGATGACCATCATGAAGTCCGACATGCTCGCGGTGGCCGCCCGCTACTGA
- a CDS encoding CNNM domain-containing protein has translation MDPILLLILGVVVILVIILANGFFVAQEFAYMSVDRVRLAAAAENGDEAARRALAVTRRTSFMLSGAQLGITVTGLLVGYVAEPMVGEALTQLLGGTAIPASVVIAVSTVGVLLVATVVQMIIGELYPKNLAIANPDPLARALARPTQVYLALFGWLIWVFDKSAEALLRLLRIEPVHDVDSTATAQDLDRIVEDSRDSGTLPAELSVLLDRILDFPERDAEHAMVPRSQTDEVGPETTVAEVRALMAAAHTRYPVISADHQPLGVVHLQDVLALGHAPAPDLLVTDVMRPATVVPTVMPLPDVTRALDDADDQLACVIDEHGGFVGVLTLEDLAEELVGDLRDEHDDEAHEEIVPVVVGESWALRGDVHLDELERAIGHPLPEGEAETVSGLLIESLGRLPEEGERVAVDLPEDTRDYGGAVLYDRRLEVDVRRVERHVPADVEVHLVETPREDETEEDPR, from the coding sequence GTGGACCCGATCCTCCTGTTGATCCTCGGCGTCGTCGTCATCCTCGTGATCATCCTGGCCAACGGCTTCTTCGTGGCCCAGGAGTTCGCCTACATGTCCGTGGACCGGGTGCGCCTGGCCGCCGCGGCAGAGAACGGGGACGAGGCCGCGCGGCGCGCGCTCGCCGTCACCCGGCGCACCTCCTTCATGCTCTCGGGCGCCCAGCTCGGCATCACGGTCACCGGCCTGCTGGTCGGCTACGTGGCCGAGCCCATGGTCGGCGAGGCCCTCACCCAGCTGCTCGGCGGCACCGCGATCCCCGCGTCCGTGGTGATCGCCGTGTCCACCGTGGGCGTGCTGCTCGTGGCCACGGTGGTCCAGATGATCATCGGCGAGCTGTACCCCAAGAACCTGGCCATCGCGAACCCGGACCCGCTGGCCCGTGCCCTCGCCCGGCCCACCCAGGTCTACCTCGCCCTCTTCGGCTGGCTCATCTGGGTCTTCGACAAGTCCGCCGAGGCCCTGCTGCGCCTGCTGCGCATCGAGCCGGTGCACGACGTCGACTCCACCGCCACCGCCCAGGACCTGGACCGGATCGTGGAGGACTCCCGGGACAGCGGCACGCTGCCGGCCGAGCTCTCCGTGCTCCTGGACCGCATCCTCGACTTCCCCGAGCGCGACGCCGAGCACGCCATGGTCCCGCGCTCCCAGACCGACGAGGTCGGCCCCGAGACCACCGTCGCCGAGGTCCGCGCCCTGATGGCCGCGGCCCACACCCGGTACCCGGTGATCTCCGCGGACCACCAGCCCCTCGGCGTCGTGCACCTGCAGGACGTGCTGGCCCTGGGCCACGCGCCCGCCCCGGACCTGCTCGTCACGGACGTCATGCGCCCGGCCACCGTGGTGCCCACCGTGATGCCCCTGCCGGACGTCACCCGCGCCCTCGACGACGCCGACGACCAGCTCGCCTGCGTCATCGACGAGCACGGCGGCTTCGTCGGCGTGCTCACCCTCGAGGACCTGGCGGAGGAGCTGGTCGGCGACCTGCGCGACGAGCACGACGACGAGGCGCACGAGGAGATCGTGCCTGTCGTCGTCGGCGAGTCGTGGGCGCTGCGCGGGGACGTCCACCTGGACGAGCTCGAGCGCGCGATCGGCCACCCGCTGCCCGAGGGTGAGGCGGAGACCGTCTCCGGCCTGCTCATCGAGTCGCTCGGCCGCCTCCCGGAGGAGGGCGAGCGCGTGGCCGTGGACCTGCCCGAGGACACCCGCGACTACGGCGGCGCCGTGCTCTACGACCGCCGCCTCGAGGTGGACGTCCGCCGCGTCGAGCGGCACGTGCCCGCCGACGTCGAGGTGCACCTCGTGGAGACCCCGCGCGAGGACGAGACCGAGGAGGACCCCCGATGA
- the glsA gene encoding glutaminase A, with product MDADPMDTTRLDDDLRAMLAEVESDRRGEPSDYLEDVAGQHVDGLAAAVCTVDGHQAAAGETDHAFALQSVSKALTYAVVLQEVGLDAVLERVGVEPSGEAFNHLSLHDDGRPYNPLINAGAIMAHAVLPAGDHEERVALLVRRYSALAGAELEVSQDVLDAERTRADRNLGLAHLLADAGQLPVSAREAVAGYLAQCSVTVTAPQLAVMGATLAAGGTNPVTGERVLDEWVAQQTMSVMLTCGMYDATGQWVAEVGVPAKSGVSGALLGAVPGALGIATWSPRLDERGNSRRGIGIFEGLSARWDLHVLQHRGALRGLRVSR from the coding sequence ATGGACGCCGACCCCATGGACACGACCCGACTCGACGACGACCTGCGGGCGATGCTCGCCGAGGTGGAGTCCGACCGCCGGGGCGAGCCCTCGGACTACCTCGAGGACGTCGCCGGGCAGCACGTGGACGGGTTGGCCGCCGCCGTCTGCACGGTGGACGGGCACCAGGCCGCCGCCGGGGAGACGGACCACGCGTTCGCGCTGCAGTCCGTCTCCAAGGCGCTCACCTACGCGGTGGTGCTCCAGGAGGTCGGCCTGGACGCGGTGCTCGAGCGGGTGGGCGTGGAGCCCTCCGGCGAGGCGTTCAACCACCTGTCCCTGCACGACGACGGCCGCCCCTACAACCCGCTGATCAACGCCGGCGCCATCATGGCGCACGCCGTGCTGCCCGCGGGGGACCACGAGGAGCGGGTGGCCCTGCTGGTGCGCCGCTACAGCGCGCTCGCGGGCGCCGAGCTCGAGGTCTCCCAGGACGTGCTCGACGCCGAGCGCACCCGCGCGGACCGCAACCTCGGCCTCGCCCACCTGCTCGCCGACGCCGGCCAGCTGCCCGTCTCCGCCCGCGAGGCCGTGGCCGGCTACCTGGCCCAGTGCTCGGTGACGGTCACCGCGCCCCAGCTCGCGGTCATGGGCGCCACCCTGGCGGCCGGCGGCACCAACCCGGTGACGGGGGAGCGGGTCCTGGACGAGTGGGTGGCCCAGCAGACCATGTCCGTGATGCTCACGTGCGGGATGTACGACGCCACGGGCCAGTGGGTGGCCGAGGTCGGCGTGCCCGCCAAGTCCGGGGTCTCGGGGGCGCTGCTCGGCGCGGTCCCCGGCGCGCTGGGGATCGCCACGTGGTCGCCCCGCCTGGACGAGCGCGGCAACTCGCGCCGCGGCATCGGGATCTTCGAGGGGCTCAGCGCCCGCTGGGACCTGCACGTCCTCCAGCACCGCGGCGCCCTGCGCGGGCTGCGCGTCTCCCGCTGA
- a CDS encoding SDR family oxidoreductase: MTTPEKKDAAAAIPVQDSQLAHDDPRTRHPKLDAPEQRQEEPGLDVKTEPVPDIGLDSYRGLGRLEGRKALITGGDSGIGAAVAVAYAREGADVAIAYLPEEQPDADRVLAAIEAAGRTAVALPGDLMDAGYREGLVEEAATALGGLDILVNNAGKQIISESLEDLTDQQVLETFQVNILSMFTLSRAALTHMGPGSTIINTTSVQAYNPNPMILDYAATKAAINNFTKGLAQQLGERGIRVNAVAPGPVWSVLQVSYGQPKEKLPVFGHDTPTGRGGQPVEMAPAYVFLASGESSYVNGETLNANGGTPTP, from the coding sequence ATGACCACTCCGGAGAAGAAGGACGCCGCCGCCGCGATCCCCGTGCAGGACTCGCAGCTGGCCCACGACGACCCCCGCACCCGCCACCCGAAGCTCGACGCGCCCGAGCAGCGCCAGGAGGAGCCGGGCCTGGACGTGAAGACCGAGCCGGTGCCGGACATCGGCCTGGACTCGTACCGGGGGCTCGGCCGCCTCGAGGGGCGCAAGGCGCTGATCACCGGCGGCGACTCGGGCATCGGGGCCGCCGTCGCCGTCGCCTATGCCCGCGAGGGCGCCGACGTCGCCATCGCCTACCTGCCCGAGGAGCAGCCGGACGCGGACCGCGTCCTGGCCGCGATCGAGGCGGCCGGGCGCACCGCCGTCGCGCTGCCCGGCGACCTCATGGACGCCGGCTACCGCGAGGGGCTCGTGGAGGAGGCCGCGACCGCCCTCGGCGGCCTGGACATCCTCGTGAACAACGCCGGCAAGCAGATCATCTCCGAGTCCCTCGAGGACCTCACGGACCAGCAGGTGCTCGAGACGTTCCAGGTGAACATCCTGTCCATGTTCACGCTCTCGCGCGCCGCGCTCACCCACATGGGCCCGGGCAGCACCATCATCAACACCACCTCCGTGCAGGCGTACAACCCGAACCCGATGATCCTGGACTACGCCGCCACGAAGGCCGCCATCAACAACTTCACCAAGGGCCTGGCCCAGCAGCTGGGGGAGCGCGGCATCCGCGTCAACGCCGTGGCCCCCGGGCCCGTGTGGTCCGTGCTGCAGGTGTCCTACGGCCAGCCGAAGGAGAAGCTGCCGGTGTTCGGCCACGACACCCCCACCGGCCGCGGCGGCCAGCCCGTGGAGATGGCCCCCGCCTACGTGTTCCTCGCCTCCGGCGAGTCCAGCTACGTGAACGGCGAGACCCTCAACGCCAACGGCGGCACCCCCACCCCGTGA